Sequence from the Paraburkholderia acidiphila genome:
CGGCCGTGTCGTTGTGCTCGTCCGGCGTGCGCATGATCAGTTCGAGGTGCCCGAAGCCGTGACGCTCGAGCCAGGCCAGCGTGCGCTCGCGGTCGATCTCCGGACGTCCCGTGATGATCGCCCGCGTGCGCTTCATGTCGATGCCGGGCAGGCGCTCGAACGGCACCAGCTCATCGCGCTCGGCGAGCGCGGCGACGAGGTCTTCGTCGTAGCGCGCGACCGGGATGTCGGGGAGGAGGACACCGTCGAGATCGATCGCGTAGACGGCGTACTCGTGGTCGTCGGCCATGCTTGCGCCCTCGCCGTTGCCGTCGCGAATCCAGTCGGCGCGATAGCGGTCCGTGTAGGCCTGGCGCTCCCACGGGAAAAGCGTGAAATAGCCGCTGGCATCGATCGAATAATCAGGGCGCAAACGGCTGAGGTCGTCATAGGCGCCGGTGAGCGTACGCACGACGAGCCCGTGCTCGCTCAGAAACGCGATGCAGTCCACGAGCGTATGGCCGCGCCCCGCGATGTCTTCGCACAGCAGCACTTTCGAGCCCGGCTCGGGCAGCGGCAACGTGGAGTCCCAGCGCACTTCGCGCGTGGCGCGGTCATAGCGCAGGAACGCGACGCCCGCACCCGTTGCGTGCGAAACCATCAGCGCGAGCGGCGCGCCGCCGCGCAAGATGCCGACCACGAGGTCGAATTCCTCCGCGATCAGCGCCGGTTGCAGCGACTCGACCCAGTGATCGAGCTGTTCGTAGGTGAGCGGAACGACAGGTTTATCCATGGGTTGAATTGAGTGACGAAGCACGTGATCAGCAAAGGCGCGGCAAATGCGCAACACGCGTTTCCGATAGCTGTGTGCGAGAAAAAGACGGCTATTGTCAGTGCAATGTTTGACGATATTATGCCTATGCTCACCCGCGCCTGCTGGCATGGCGGGCGGAGGAAGCGGTAAAACGCTGGAAAGAGCGGAAAAGGCAGCAGAAAAACGCGGCGCAGCGCCGCGCAAAGACACACGACAACGACGCGAATCATCGCGCGAAAGGGCTCGGGCAAGATGTGGCATTGGACGGGATGGCCAGGCTGGCGGCGCTGGGCCGCCGTGGCGGGGTTCGCGCTCGCGGGCGCGCTGCTGCCGTTCGGGCAGTTTGCCCATGCGGGTTCTGCGGGTTCGCTCTCGCTCGATGTGGACGGCGAGGTGCGTGTGACCAACAACGCGGCCCATACGGCGTATCACTTTACCGAGGCGCAGCTGCTTGCGCTGCCCGCGCATTCGATCACGACGGCCACGACCTGGACGCCGCGCTCGACCTTCACGGGCCCGCTGCTCTCGGACGTGCTCAAGGCCGTGGGCGCCTACGGCAGCCAGATCGAGATCCACACGCTCGACGACTACACCTGCGTGGTGCCCCTGGCCGACGCCGCGCGCTACGGCGTGGTGGTCGCCTACGAGATGAACGGCCAGCGCCTGAAGGTGAGCAATTTCGGCCCGTTATTTCTGATCTATCCACGCGACCAGCATCCGCTCGAGCTCGACGGTGCGGCTGGCGACGCGAAGTTCGCGTGGCAGATCAAGTCAATGACGATCAAGCGGTGACTGACGGCTGATGCGACGACCCTTGCGACGCCTGCTGCAGGCGATCATCTGGATGGCGGCGCTTGCGCCACCCGTGGTGGCGGTCGGCTATCTGCTTTATGCGAACCTGCTCAATCCGCAGGTCGTGCAGCGCATCACGGGCAATTACGACGGCCTGTACTGGGACGCCGCGCAGCTCCAGATTGCCTACGCGCGCTTCGAGAGCCAGTTGCTGATGTTCGCGGACGGCATCGACCGCGATCTCGACAAGGTGCGGCTGCGCTACGAGGTGCTGCAGTCGAAGCTTAATGTGATGAAGGGCTCGACGCTTTCGCTCGACTCCACGCCGGGCTTGAAGCGGCGCCAGGACGCGGATCTCGCCATTCTGGCCGCGACCATCTCGCCATTCGAAGCTGAAATCGCGACGCTCGCGGACAACCCCGAACGCGCGGTGCCGATGCTCATGGCGCTCGACCTGCACTGGACCCAGGTGACCGACCTGGCGCTGAACCGGCGTTTCGCCGACGTGACCGAGCGCGAGGCGATCCGGCACGACTTCATCGCCAAACGCCGCGAGCTGTTCGCTTCGGGGCTCGTGCTGCTCGTGCTTTCCGCTGCGGCCGGCGTTCTGCTCGTGATGAACGGCTACCGGCGCACCCGCCTGCTGGACCAGCAGCGCGCGGCGCTCGAAGCCGAGCATCAGGCGAGCCGCGCCGCGCGCGAGGCGAGCATGGCGAAGGACGCCTTCCTCGGCATGATCAGCCACGAACTGCGCACGCCGCTGCACGCCATCGTCTCGTCGATCGAACTGCTCGGTTTCAACTCGCATTCGGAAGCCGACCGCAAGGTGATCTATCGCCTCGAAACCGCCGCGCGGCAGCTCGAAGCGCAGATGAAGGATCTGACCGACTACGCGCGTCTCGGTGCGGGCAAGCTCGAATTGCGTCAGGAAGAGTTCGAGCCGCGCGAACTGCTGCAGTCGATCGTCGATGAAAACGAGCAGGCCGCGCGCTCGCGCGGGCTCGTGTTCGAGCATGCGTGGGTGGGGCCGCAGCGGCGTGTGGTGGCCGACCCGCATCGTATCCGCCAGATCGCCGGCAACCTCGTCACGAACGCGATCCGCTACACGGAGCGCGGCAAGGTGCGGCTCGAATTCTGGCTGCAGGCGTCCGCGCGGGCCGCGCGGCCCTTGAATGGCGATGAAGGTGGTCTGCGGCCGGCCGGCGCGGATACGCTCGTGATCGTCGTCGGCGACACGGGGCCCGGCGTGGCGGCGGACCAGATTCCGCTCATCTTCAAGGAGTTCACGCAGCTCGACACGTCGCGCTCGCGGCGTTACGAGGGCGCGGGCATGGGGCTCGCGATCGTGCGGGGCCTTGTCGAGCTGTTTGGCGGCACGATCGAGACGCAAAGCCGCGTGGGCAAAGGCACGACTTTCACCGTGCGTATTCCCGTCACGCCGGTCGAGCCGCCGGTGCCCGCGGTCGTCGCCGAAATTGAGCAGCCCGTGCGTGCGCTGCCGCAGGTGCTCGTTGTGGATGACAACCCGCTTGTGCGGGATTCGTTATGCGAGATGGTCGCGCATATGGGGTACCGCTCGCTCGCGGCTGGTGACGCGGATAGCGCGCTGGCGCTGCTTGCCCACGAGGCGTGCGATGTGGTGCTGCTCGACCTGCACATGCCAGGGCGTGATGGGTATGACTTCGTGGCAGGGCTCGAAACCGCGCAGGACGTGCTGGGAGCGCCGCGCGTGATCGCAGTGAGTGCCGATGTCGCGGGGCTCGCGGCGATTTCTGATCATGCGGGGAACGGTGCCTCCGGCGGCGAGGGGGCGCTGTTTTTTGATCGGCTTACGAAGCCGGTGCACTATGAGGTGCTGCGCGTGGCGCTGCAGCGGGCGGTGCCAAGGGCTGCGGTTTGATGGGTGGTTCTTGGCTGCTTTGGGCTTTACTTGTTTTCGCGGCGGTGCTTCAAGCGTTGCCCCTGTGCGGGGCGGCACCTACTTTTCTTTGCAGCGGCAAAGAAAAGTAGGCAAAAGAAAACCGCTCACACCGCCAGCGCCTGCCACCGTTCACCTCGCGCCTCCCCACTTGAATGGCTCCGGAGCGTCTGTGACGTCGCACCACCAAACTGAGTGACAAGGCGCTCATCCTTCCGGCGGCGCTACGCGCCCCGAAGGGCATAACCAAAAAAAGCGTTGGGGTGCGTAAGTTCTTGCGAATGCGCTTGCTACCCTTCGGTTTTCCGGTGTCCCTTGCAGACCCGGCCGCTGCGCGCGTAGCGAGCAGCGGGAACGGATGAGCGCCTAGTCACTAACGGGAATGGTGCGAGGTGACAGACGCTCCGGAGCCATTCAAGTGGGGTGGCGCGAGGTGAACGGTGGCAGGCATTAGCGGTGTGAGCGGCTTTCTTTTGCCTACTTTTCTTTGCCGCTGCAAAGAAAAGTAGGTGCCGCCCCGCACAGGGGCAACGCTTGAAGTACCACCGCGAAAACAAGGAACGCCCAAACCGCCCAGCAGCCCTCACCCGCGATTAAGCCGCTTGGAAAGATCGGCAACCAGAATCGCCATCCGCGCCGGTTTTTCATAGCACGCCACGTTGTAGTGGCGCACAACCTGACTGATCTCCGACTCGCTGGCCTTGCCCGTCAGCAACTCGCCGGTCAGCACGAAAATAGGCGCATCGGGGTTCTCGGAGCCGCGTACGCTGCGGATCGCCTCGGCAGCGGTCTGGCTGCCGAACAGCCAGTCGATCACCACACCATCGAACACGTTGTTCTCGAGCGCATCGTTAAACGCCGCAAGGCCATAGAGCGCAAGCGCCGCGTAACCACTGTGCTCGAGATAGTCGCGCAGGTTGTCGGCGGACGACTGGTCGTCGTCCACAACGGCGATGAGCGGCTTGTCGGACTCGGCGCGCCGCGGGTAGATCTCGATCTTGTGAACTTCGCGCGCGTTCTGATAGAGCGCCCCGTCCGGGCGCACGACGCGCCACTGCCCCAGCTTTTCATACGCCACGAAGTCCGGGCGGCTACCCGCCTCGACCGGTGCGCCGATCCAGGCGGTGCACGGCAACTCCGCCGCGCTCACGCAGAGCGTCGCCTCCTGAGCGCTCGCCCCGACCATGCCGGGGTCGAGCAACTGCGCGCCGAACAACTGGCCCGCGGGTTCGCCGAACGCTTCAGCCACTTTCTTGATCTGCGCGAGCGTCCACGGGCTGTTGCCGCGCAGCTTGCGGTGCCCCTGTGAAAAGCTCAGATCAAGAATCCGGCACAGCTCGGTCGTTTGCTGACGCTTGCCGATGCCGTGACGGCTCATCAGCTCGCGTACGCGCTCCGCCACCGAGGCCGAGTCGGTTGTGTAGGCAACGTTCGACATACTGCTCAAAAGGGGGGATTCGTAGATTCAGTTTCTGATAGATCATGCCGTGGCGCCGTGAGTCCAGTATGACCGGACCTCGCGCGGGCTGCACACGGGAGCACGATATTCTAAACGCATCAAATGCCAAACGACGGCGCTATTTTAGCGAAATGTAAGTCGACGCTGAATAACAGGAATGTAAGCGTATATTCAGCTCCGTTTACGCGGGGCTTACGCTAGTCGCGACGTTGCGGGGGTGGCGCTTGCCTGAGAAGATGCACGATTTTGAACGCCGGGCGCTCGCGCGCGGCCAATCAACCATACTGCAGCGAGGGGTATCGTTTGAACGACGCGCACAACGCCGGGACATGGCGGCATGAAGGCGTACCGTATTACAGCCAGTGGGGCAGCGCCGACTGGGTGGCGCCCATCGTCGAGCGCGGCGCCGATCCGTGCGAGGACCCGCACTGGCGCGCGAGCGGCTTTACGGAGGCCGACGCCTATCGCTTCTGGGCCAAGCGCCTGTGCGGCCTGACCTGCCTCGAATCGGCGCTCGACTATTGGGGCGTCGCGCATGCGCCGCGCGCGCAGTTGCTCGAAGAGGCGTTGCGGCACGGCGTCTATCGCGTGCGTGAAGATGGCGGCGTGGACGGATTGATCTACCGCCCGTTCGCCGCATGGGTGGAGGCTGCGTTCGGCGTGCGCGTGGAAGTGATGACTGACGAGGGAATCGAGGCGAGCGCCGCGCGCATCGATGCGCAAACGCTCGCCATCGTTTCCGTGAGCCCCGAGATCCGCTACCCCGAGCGGGTCAATCCCGACCAGGGCGGCCACCTGATCCTGCTGCACGGACGCGGCGACGGCGGCGTCTGGTTCCACAATCCCTCGGGCATCGCGCCGTATCAGGCGAATGCCTGGCTGCCCTACGAGACGGTCGCGCGCTTTCACGCGCGGCGAGGCATGGCGCTCACCCGGCCGCGCTGAAAGCGCGCGCCGGCCTTACGCCGGGGCCGGTTGCAGGCCGCCCAATAACTGCTGTACGCGCGAGAGATCGCGGTTGATCGCACCCGCGTCCGCGAACAGCTCCGCGAGCCAGTCGACGAACACGCGCACGCGCGGCGACACCTGGCGCGACTTCACGAACGCCACCGAAACCGGCGTGGGCAGCGGCTTCCATTGCGGCAGCACCTCTTGCAGCGCACCGCTGTCCAGGTACGGCTGCGCCGCGAGCAGTGGCGGCTGGATGAGGCCATAGCCTTGCAGGCCGCAGGTGAGGTAGGCGAACTCGTCGGAAACATGCACGAAGCCGTCCACCTTCACCTTGGTCGGGCTGCCGTCCACCTCGAAGTCGAATTCGAACGGGCGGCCCGTGAGCGGCGAGAGGAAGTTGACGACGGGATGCTGCGCGAGATCGTCGAGCGTGTGCGGCGCGCCGTGCTGCTCGAGGTACGCGGGACTCGCGCAGGTCACGTGCTCGAGTACGCCAAGGCGCCGCGCCGCGAGCCCCGAGTCGGGCAGCTCGCCCAACTGGATGCTGCAGTCCACGCCTTCGCCGACGAGATCGACGTTACGCAGGCTCACACCGATCACGAGGTCGATCTGCGGGTAGCGCGCGTGGAAGTCGTCGAGCGCGGGCAGCACGATCGCATTCGCGATGAGTCCCGGCATCTCCACGCGCAAGCGGCCGCCGATCGCGCCGGGCGACTGGCGCACGCTCGCTTCGGCATCGTCGATGTCGGCGAGAATCTGCGCGGCGCGCTCGTAGTACGCAGCGCCTTCAGGTGTGAGCGAAAGACGCCGCGTGGTGCGCACGAGCAATTGCGTGCCGAGCAGCGATTCGAGGTTTTGCATCAGCGTGGTGGCGCTGGCGCGCGGCATATCCAGCGACTGCGCGGCTTTGGTGAAACTATTGGTGTCGACGATGCGCACGAACGTGCGCATCGCCTGGATGCGGTCGATCACGGGCGAGCTCCTAACGATGGGCTTGAGGCTTGAACGAAATCCGCGCTGCTGCAGAAAAAGGGTGAGCCGCGTAGCGACGAATGCGCTTCGCGGTGCCGGCGTCTCGCGGAAAGCGACGCTCAGCGGTTAAACAGCGGTGACGATTGGGTGGCGACGCACGCAGGCGCCGGCTCGACTACGGGAGGCCAGAAAGGACGGCCTCGAAGGGGAAGGGCTGGCGGGCCATCCGGAATGGATGGCCCGGCGGGGCAGGGTGTTACGTCGGATAAGCGCGGTGCACGCAGTATGTGCGCCCCGCGCAATGCTTGCGCGCGACTTGCGTGTTACTTGCGCAGCGAATCGAGATCGATCACGAAGCGGTACTTCACATCGCTCTTGAGCATGCGCTCATAGGCGTTGTTGATGTCCTGCATCTTGATCATTTCGATATCCGACGTAATGCCATGCTTGCCGCAGAAGTCCAGCATTTCCTGGGTTTCTGCAATACCGCCGATCAGCGAGCCCGCCAGACGGCAGCGCTTCATGATCAGGTTGAACACTTGCGGCGACGGGTGATCGTGCTCGGGCGCGCCCACCAGCGTCATCGTGCCGTCACGGCGCAGCAGCTCGATGAACGGGTTGAGGTCGTGCTGCGCGGCCACGGTGTTCACGATCAGGTCGAAGCTGTTGGCGTGCTTCGCCATCTGCTCCGGGTCCTTCGAGATCACGACTTCGTCGGCGCCCAGACGCTTGCCGTCTTCGATCTTCGAGGGCGACGTGGTGAACAGCACCACATGCGCGCCCATGGCATGCGCGAGCTTCACGCCCATGTGGCCGAGGCCGCCGAGACCCACGATGCCGACCTTCTTGCCGGGGCCCGCGCCCCACGTGCGCAGCGGCGAGTACGTCGTGATGCCCGCGCACAGCAGCGGCGCGACGGCAGCCAGTTCGAGGTTCTCGGGCACGCGCAGCACGAAGGCTTCGTCTACCACGAGCTGCGTGGAGTAGCCGCCGTAGGTCACGTCGCCGCTCACGCGGTCGGTGCCGTTATAAGTGCCGACAAAACCGTTCTCGCAATACTGTTCGAGGCCTTCGGCGCAGCTCGGGCAGGTGCGGCACGAGTCGACGAGACAGCCCACGCCAACGAGCTCGCCCACCTTGTACTTCGTGACGCCGTTGCCAACTTCGGCCACGCGGCCGACGATCTCATGGCCCGGCACGACCGGGTAGATCGTGTTGCGCCATTCGTCGCGCGCCTGGTGCAGGTCGGAGTGGCACACGCCGCAGAACAGCACGTCGATACGGACGTCGAGTTCGCGCAGGTCGCGGCGCTGGAATTCGAACGGGGCGAGCGGCGACGCGGCGTCGCGGGCGGCATATCCGTAAGTTGGGTACATGGGTTTGTTCTCCTCTGGTGCGTGGGTGTTGCGGCAGGGTTCCCATCGTAAGGATCGGGGCCCACCCAGGGAATACCTGAATCTATCGAAGACTTGCCTGATTCTCCTGGCGCGCAGCACATCCACCGGTTCGGTGATAGATTGGCAAGCCTGTTTCTCTGCCTGACTTCATCTTTTGGGGCACAACCGATATGGGCTACGTCAAAACCCTCGCGGCGGCGGCCATCGCGCCAGCGGCCGCCACGCAGGCGCGCACGGTCGACCTGCTCATGCAACTCACGCAGCGCGACGGCGTGCACGACACGCCGGTCGAAGGCGTGCGGCTCTACCGCGGCAGCGAAAGCCACCCGCGCCGGCCGGTCATGTACGAACCGAGCATCTTCATCGTCTGCCAGGGGCGCAAGCGCGGCTTTCTCGGCGATCAGGTGTTCATCTACGACGCGCAGCAATATCTGGTCCTTTCGGTGCCGATGCCGTTCGAGTGCGAGACCGAGGCGAGCCCTGAGAAGCCGATTCTCGCCATCTCGATCCGCGTCGACCTCACGACCGTCGCCGAGTTGCTCATGGCGCTCGACGACCCGCGCCGCGCCGTGTCCGAACCCTCGGGCATCTACGCCACGCCGCTCGACGCCACGCTCTCGAACGCGGTGCTGCGCCTGCTCGAAGCGCTCGCGCAGCCCCACGAGGCGCGCATACTCGGGCCTTCGATCGTGCGCGAGATCTGCTACCGCGTGCTCATGGGCGAGCAGGGCGACGCGATACGCGCGGCGCTCACGCATCAGCACCACTTCGGGCGCATCGCGAAGGCGCTGCGGCGCATTCACACGGACTACCGCGGCGAGCTCGACGTCGAAACGCTGGCCTCCGAGGCGGGGATGAGCCTTGCCGTCTTTCATGCGCACTTCAAGGCCGTCACCTCGACTTCGCCCATGCAGTACGTGAAGACCACGCGTCTGCATCATGCACGCCTCTTGATTACGCACGACGGGCTGACCGTGAGCGCGGCGGCCACGCGCGTGGGCTATGAAAGCGCGTCGCAGTTCAGCCGCGAATTCAAGCGCCTGTTCGGCATGAGCCCCGCCGACCAGATGCGTCGCACGCGCGACGCGGCGGCGGCCGCTGCAGCCGCGCCGCGCGTGGAGGTCTTGCCGCCGCGCTATGTGACGGCCGTGTGACGCTTGCGCGCGGGCGCCGCGGCATTCGATTCGCAGATCGAAACAAAAACGGAATAGTGACACGACGATGAAGCCATGCCTGCTGGTCCTGATTCTGCTCGCCGATGAAGACCTCGCCGCATTCGGCGAAACATTCGATGTGATCTACGCGCCCGACGCCGATGCGCGCTCCAAAGCGGTCGCGCAGCACGGCAAGGACGTGCGCGTGGTGCTCACGAACGGCACGACGGGTCTCACCGCCGACGAAATCGACCGCATGCCGGCGCTCGAACTCGCGGGCGCGCTTGGCGCGGGCTACGAAAACATCGCGCTCGACCACGCGCGCGAGCGTGGCATCGCGCTGTGCAACGGCGCGGGCGTCAATGCCGACTGCGTGGCCGACCACGCGCTCGCGCTGCTGCTCGCGGCCGTGCGCGCCGTGCCGCAGTTCGATGCCGCGTGCCGCGCGGGAGTCTGGCGCGACGCGTTGCCGATGCGCCCCACGGTCACGGGGCGGCGGCTCGGCATTGTCGGCTACGGGCACATCGGCGAGAAGGTCGCGCGGCGCGCCGCGGGCTTTGGCATGGTACTCGGCTATCACAACCGCAAGCCGCGCGAAGGCGTAGAGGCGCGTTACTTCGAGAGCGTGATGGCGCTCGCGCAATGGAGCGACTTTCTCGTGATCGCGACGCCGGGCGGCGCGCAAACGAAGCATCTGATCGACCGCGCCGTGATCGATGCGCTGGGACCGCAAGGCTTTCTCGTCAACGTCTCGCGCGGCAGCGTGGTCGATACGGCCGCGCTTGCACTCGCGCTGAAGGCGGGCACGCTGGGCGGCGCGGGGCTCGACGTCTATGAGGGCGAGCCGCAGCCGCCCGCTGCGCTCATCGGACTGGACAACATCGTGCTCACGCCGCATGTGGCTGGCACGTCGCCCGATGTGCGCAGCGCCACGGTGCGTCACTTCGCCGGGAACGCGGCGCGGCACTTCGCGGGCGAGGCGCTGCTCACGCCGCTTTGAAGATTGGCGTCGGGGGCGTCTAGCGCCCCCGCGCCTTCTGTGCGCCACCGCGCGCGGTGGCGCACGGTCCATGACGTATCATTGCTTCTGTGCGCGCCAGAATCGCTGTTCGAGCGGCCGCTAATGACCACAACGGCCATGAATCTGGCGGGGCATCTTACCCGTATGCACATCTGGGCCGTCACGCCAGAGCGGTGATATCGAAGGCTCAAAGATGAAAACGCTGATCGGCGCGCTGCACGAGCACGCAGCCCACGTGGTGAACCGCTTCTACGAGGAACTGGGCCGCCTGCCCAAATCCCGCCGCATCCTCGAAATGCTTTCGGGTGCCGAACTCGCGCACCTGAAGGCGCGCCAGGTCCAGAATCTCCTTGCCCTCGCCAGCCTGGGTCTCACCGCGCGCGAACACGAGGAAATGGCGCAGCGCATTGGCCGCATTCATGCCATTGTCGGGCTCGACAAGGAAGAGCTCGTGCGCAGCCGCGGCATTCTGCAGGAGCTGATCTACGCGGACGTGGGCCGCACCGTGAGCACGCAGCAGCTTTCGCTCTATGCGCGCCGCCTGACTTCCGACCTCGCGTGGCAACTCAAGGCGTATCAGGCCGTGCAGGATTCGCAGCAGGAAGCGCTGCTGCGTATCACGCGTCTCGTGTGGGAAGCGGGCAGCTATACGAATTTCATCGATCAGGTGATCGCCGCGCTGGCGGCGCACGACGAAGTGAGCGCCTGCGCCATCGGGCGCCCCGACGAAGCGGGCATTTTTCACTTCGAGGCCGGTGCGGGCGGCAAGACCGAAGGCGGCATGCTCAACGTGCTCGCCGGGCACGATCAGGAAATCAGCGTGCGCGCCGATCATCCGCAAGGGCAGGGCGCGATTGGGCGCGCGTGGCGCAGCGGCAAGCCCGAGCGTGTCGTCAACTACCAGACCGATCCGCTCGTCGCGCCGTGGCGCGATCTCGCGGCGCGCGAAGGCGTGCGTTCTTCGGTGGCGATTCCGCTGGCCGCGCCCGGGCAGCCGCCGCTCGCCGTGCTGTGTCTGTATAGCGCGTTTCCGGGCGGCTTCGTCGGGCCCGATCAAGTGGCTTTTGTCGATTTGCTGCAAACGTTGATCGGCGGCGCGGCGATGCGCATTCCCGGCAGCGACGGCCTGAGCGCCGCGGTGCCGGTGAGCGTGCGCCAGCAGTGGGCGGCGCTCGTGCGCACCGGCGCGCTGGAAATGCATTACCAGCCGCTGCTCAGCCTCGCAACGGGCAAGGCGACCAAGGTCGAAGCGCTGGCGCGCCTGCGCGACGGCGAGCGCCTGCTCGTGCCGGACGTGTTCCTCTCGGCGCTCTCTTCCGACGATCTGCTCGCGCTCTTCGCGCGCGGCATCGATCAGGCGCTCGCCGACCGCGAACGCTGGTTCGCCGAAGGCCGCGACCTCGATGTCTCGATCAATCTGCCGCCTGCCGCGCTCAACGACATCCGCTACTTCGAAGCGACCCGCACGGCGCTCGCCGCGCACCGTTGCCCGGCTGCACGCCTCACGCTGGAAGTGCTGGAAAACGAATCACTCTCGTTGAGCCAGGGACAGCGTGCCATTCTCGCGAAGTTCCGTGAGCTAGGCGTGCTGCTCGCGCAGGATGATCTCGGCGCCGGGCATAGCGGCCTCACGCGCCTGCGTGAATTGCCGTTCGACTGGATCAAGCTCGACCGCGAAATGGTGCAGGTGAAGGGCGACGGCGCGCTCGATACGCTGCGCGTGATCTATCAGTTGACGCGTCTCGGGCATTCGCTGGGCAGGCTCGTGCTGGCCGAAGGCATCGACACGCTCGATCTGCTGCATGCGCTCGCCATTCTCGGCGTCGATGGCGCGCAGGGCTATGTCATCGCCAAGCCGATGGAGGGCGCGCGTCTCCTCGAATGGCTCGACACGACGCCGGCCTTTACCGCGGCCGCGGGGAGCGGCGCGGGAACGGAAAGCCTGCTTGCGCGGCTGGCTCGCTTCGTGATCTGGGAAGAGCGCA
This genomic interval carries:
- a CDS encoding ATP-binding response regulator encodes the protein MRRPLRRLLQAIIWMAALAPPVVAVGYLLYANLLNPQVVQRITGNYDGLYWDAAQLQIAYARFESQLLMFADGIDRDLDKVRLRYEVLQSKLNVMKGSTLSLDSTPGLKRRQDADLAILAATISPFEAEIATLADNPERAVPMLMALDLHWTQVTDLALNRRFADVTEREAIRHDFIAKRRELFASGLVLLVLSAAAGVLLVMNGYRRTRLLDQQRAALEAEHQASRAAREASMAKDAFLGMISHELRTPLHAIVSSIELLGFNSHSEADRKVIYRLETAARQLEAQMKDLTDYARLGAGKLELRQEEFEPRELLQSIVDENEQAARSRGLVFEHAWVGPQRRVVADPHRIRQIAGNLVTNAIRYTERGKVRLEFWLQASARAARPLNGDEGGLRPAGADTLVIVVGDTGPGVAADQIPLIFKEFTQLDTSRSRRYEGAGMGLAIVRGLVELFGGTIETQSRVGKGTTFTVRIPVTPVEPPVPAVVAEIEQPVRALPQVLVVDDNPLVRDSLCEMVAHMGYRSLAAGDADSALALLAHEACDVVLLDLHMPGRDGYDFVAGLETAQDVLGAPRVIAVSADVAGLAAISDHAGNGASGGEGALFFDRLTKPVHYEVLRVALQRAVPRAAV
- a CDS encoding AraC family transcriptional regulator, producing the protein MGYVKTLAAAAIAPAAATQARTVDLLMQLTQRDGVHDTPVEGVRLYRGSESHPRRPVMYEPSIFIVCQGRKRGFLGDQVFIYDAQQYLVLSVPMPFECETEASPEKPILAISIRVDLTTVAELLMALDDPRRAVSEPSGIYATPLDATLSNAVLRLLEALAQPHEARILGPSIVREICYRVLMGEQGDAIRAALTHQHHFGRIAKALRRIHTDYRGELDVETLASEAGMSLAVFHAHFKAVTSTSPMQYVKTTRLHHARLLITHDGLTVSAAATRVGYESASQFSREFKRLFGMSPADQMRRTRDAAAAAAAAPRVEVLPPRYVTAV
- a CDS encoding C39 family peptidase, yielding MNDAHNAGTWRHEGVPYYSQWGSADWVAPIVERGADPCEDPHWRASGFTEADAYRFWAKRLCGLTCLESALDYWGVAHAPRAQLLEEALRHGVYRVREDGGVDGLIYRPFAAWVEAAFGVRVEVMTDEGIEASAARIDAQTLAIVSVSPEIRYPERVNPDQGGHLILLHGRGDGGVWFHNPSGIAPYQANAWLPYETVARFHARRGMALTRPR
- a CDS encoding helix-turn-helix domain-containing protein, which encodes MSNVAYTTDSASVAERVRELMSRHGIGKRQQTTELCRILDLSFSQGHRKLRGNSPWTLAQIKKVAEAFGEPAGQLFGAQLLDPGMVGASAQEATLCVSAAELPCTAWIGAPVEAGSRPDFVAYEKLGQWRVVRPDGALYQNAREVHKIEIYPRRAESDKPLIAVVDDDQSSADNLRDYLEHSGYAALALYGLAAFNDALENNVFDGVVIDWLFGSQTAAEAIRSVRGSENPDAPIFVLTGELLTGKASESEISQVVRHYNVACYEKPARMAILVADLSKRLNRG
- a CDS encoding LysR family transcriptional regulator — protein: MIDRIQAMRTFVRIVDTNSFTKAAQSLDMPRASATTLMQNLESLLGTQLLVRTTRRLSLTPEGAAYYERAAQILADIDDAEASVRQSPGAIGGRLRVEMPGLIANAIVLPALDDFHARYPQIDLVIGVSLRNVDLVGEGVDCSIQLGELPDSGLAARRLGVLEHVTCASPAYLEQHGAPHTLDDLAQHPVVNFLSPLTGRPFEFDFEVDGSPTKVKVDGFVHVSDEFAYLTCGLQGYGLIQPPLLAAQPYLDSGALQEVLPQWKPLPTPVSVAFVKSRQVSPRVRVFVDWLAELFADAGAINRDLSRVQQLLGGLQPAPA
- a CDS encoding molybdopterin-dependent oxidoreductase yields the protein MWHWTGWPGWRRWAAVAGFALAGALLPFGQFAHAGSAGSLSLDVDGEVRVTNNAAHTAYHFTEAQLLALPAHSITTATTWTPRSTFTGPLLSDVLKAVGAYGSQIEIHTLDDYTCVVPLADAARYGVVVAYEMNGQRLKVSNFGPLFLIYPRDQHPLELDGAAGDAKFAWQIKSMTIKR
- a CDS encoding NAD(P)-dependent alcohol dehydrogenase → MYPTYGYAARDAASPLAPFEFQRRDLRELDVRIDVLFCGVCHSDLHQARDEWRNTIYPVVPGHEIVGRVAEVGNGVTKYKVGELVGVGCLVDSCRTCPSCAEGLEQYCENGFVGTYNGTDRVSGDVTYGGYSTQLVVDEAFVLRVPENLELAAVAPLLCAGITTYSPLRTWGAGPGKKVGIVGLGGLGHMGVKLAHAMGAHVVLFTTSPSKIEDGKRLGADEVVISKDPEQMAKHANSFDLIVNTVAAQHDLNPFIELLRRDGTMTLVGAPEHDHPSPQVFNLIMKRCRLAGSLIGGIAETQEMLDFCGKHGITSDIEMIKMQDINNAYERMLKSDVKYRFVIDLDSLRK
- a CDS encoding 2-hydroxyacid dehydrogenase, which produces MKPCLLVLILLADEDLAAFGETFDVIYAPDADARSKAVAQHGKDVRVVLTNGTTGLTADEIDRMPALELAGALGAGYENIALDHARERGIALCNGAGVNADCVADHALALLLAAVRAVPQFDAACRAGVWRDALPMRPTVTGRRLGIVGYGHIGEKVARRAAGFGMVLGYHNRKPREGVEARYFESVMALAQWSDFLVIATPGGAQTKHLIDRAVIDALGPQGFLVNVSRGSVVDTAALALALKAGTLGGAGLDVYEGEPQPPAALIGLDNIVLTPHVAGTSPDVRSATVRHFAGNAARHFAGEALLTPL
- a CDS encoding phosphoribosyltransferase, translated to MDKPVVPLTYEQLDHWVESLQPALIAEEFDLVVGILRGGAPLALMVSHATGAGVAFLRYDRATREVRWDSTLPLPEPGSKVLLCEDIAGRGHTLVDCIAFLSEHGLVVRTLTGAYDDLSRLRPDYSIDASGYFTLFPWERQAYTDRYRADWIRDGNGEGASMADDHEYAVYAIDLDGVLLPDIPVARYDEDLVAALAERDELVPFERLPGIDMKRTRAIITGRPEIDRERTLAWLERHGFGHLELIMRTPDEHNDTAAAVAAHKAAAAIRSGVTHFIESDPVQAILIAQRAPLLRVIWWNAHARTGTLIGASAWS